In Devosia beringensis, a single window of DNA contains:
- a CDS encoding NADH:ubiquinone reductase (Na(+)-transporting) subunit A (uses the energy from reduction of ubiquinone-1 to ubiquinol to move Na(+) ions from the cytoplasm to the periplasm) — MAGGHRAVRIRQGLDLDYAGAPRQVVDDTVAVTAVAVLGSDYPGLRLEPLVVPGARVQPGQPVLRDRRQPERLVVAPAAGTVGEVRRGPRRSIEAVTIAVGDAAGVDFPMPTTLDRSALVSLLHASGLWAGILSRPFGRPADLEATPAALFLTAMDSRPHAADAAMVIAEHLPWFQRGAAALRLLTPGPCYLCHEAAHSPAPLSGITPVGFAGPHPAGLPGTHIHHLHPVGRMPGVVWQIGYTDVIALGHLLATGQVWTTRIIALSGPAVTDPVLLRVPPGARLHDLVAGRLVQPAVRLYSGSALDGRVQDFLARDHLQVFALHHHAPAAPLPPLLHRLQAWMGTGIPALIPNGVHERVAPPGILPIPLLRALSTGDVDMARQLGALALVEDDLALLSHVDGAGTDYGVMLRAVLDELAPQP, encoded by the coding sequence ATGGCAGGTGGCCACAGGGCAGTGCGGATCCGCCAGGGGCTCGACCTTGATTATGCCGGCGCGCCCCGGCAGGTCGTTGATGACACGGTAGCGGTGACTGCGGTGGCCGTTCTGGGCAGCGATTATCCCGGCCTGCGGCTGGAGCCGCTGGTGGTGCCGGGCGCCCGGGTGCAGCCGGGCCAGCCAGTGCTGCGCGACCGCCGGCAGCCTGAACGACTGGTGGTGGCGCCGGCTGCCGGCACGGTCGGCGAGGTCAGGCGCGGCCCCCGCCGCAGCATCGAGGCGGTGACCATCGCCGTCGGGGACGCGGCCGGCGTGGACTTCCCCATGCCCACGACCCTTGACCGGTCCGCGCTTGTCAGCCTGCTGCACGCTTCCGGGCTCTGGGCTGGCATTCTGAGCCGACCCTTTGGCCGGCCGGCCGACCTCGAGGCCACGCCGGCAGCACTGTTTCTCACCGCCATGGACAGCCGGCCGCACGCCGCCGATGCGGCCATGGTGATCGCCGAGCACCTGCCCTGGTTCCAGCGTGGCGCCGCAGCCCTGCGCCTGTTGACGCCCGGCCCCTGCTATCTGTGTCACGAGGCTGCGCACAGTCCGGCGCCGCTGAGCGGTATCACCCCGGTCGGCTTTGCCGGCCCGCATCCCGCCGGCCTGCCGGGCACCCATATCCATCACCTGCACCCGGTTGGCCGCATGCCGGGCGTGGTCTGGCAAATCGGCTATACCGACGTCATCGCGCTGGGCCATCTGCTCGCCACCGGGCAGGTCTGGACCACCCGCATCATTGCGCTTTCGGGGCCGGCCGTCACCGACCCGGTGCTGCTGCGCGTGCCCCCGGGGGCGCGGCTGCACGATCTGGTCGCCGGCCGGCTGGTTCAGCCGGCGGTGCGGCTCTATTCCGGCTCGGCGCTGGACGGGCGGGTGCAGGATTTTCTGGCGCGCGACCATCTGCAGGTCTTTGCCCTGCACCATCACGCGCCCGCCGCCCCCCTGCCGCCGCTGCTGCATCGGCTGCAGGCCTGGATGGGCACGGGCATTCCCGCCCTCATCCCCAATGGCGTGCATGAGCGCGTTGCCCCGCCCGGCATCCTGCCCATTCCCCTGCTGCGCGCGCTCAGCACCGGCGATGTCGACATGGCGCGCCAGCTGGGCGCGCTGGCTCTGGTCGAGGACGATCTGGCGCTGCTCTCCCATGTCGATGGCGCCGGCACCGATTACGGTGTCATGCTGCGGGCCGTGCTCGATGAACTGGCGCCCCAGCCATGA
- a CDS encoding RnfABCDGE type electron transport complex subunit D, which produces MIGTADTIARREPLGQIWGRSALPTLLGLVLPLFMLALAQGAGLWGRLALIAAVVLALQLAFAVLRRHSVDLHGLVTAVIIALAVPAEAPLYQLVLGTAFGVVIGEQVFGGRGRSFLHPAVVPLAFLTFSFADQDYRTGPDLAAWTLLPALLLMVASGQAAWRLLLAAAGTLVLLAALAGNGEPWTALAPGGVLLVLLYLAADPVASASTNPGRWAYGALLGLLASVFGQVGPGFGAMVFATLLGAIFAPLLDRLVIIAHQLIEERRHG; this is translated from the coding sequence ATGATCGGCACCGCTGATACTATCGCCCGTCGTGAGCCGCTCGGCCAGATCTGGGGCCGCAGTGCGCTGCCGACCCTGCTCGGTCTGGTCCTGCCGCTCTTCATGCTGGCGCTTGCCCAGGGTGCTGGCCTGTGGGGGCGGCTGGCGCTGATAGCAGCGGTCGTGCTGGCCCTGCAGCTGGCCTTTGCCGTGCTGCGTCGGCACAGCGTTGATCTGCATGGCCTGGTCACCGCCGTCATCATCGCCCTTGCCGTGCCGGCCGAGGCCCCGCTCTACCAGCTGGTCCTGGGCACGGCTTTTGGTGTCGTGATCGGCGAACAGGTGTTTGGCGGGCGGGGCCGCTCCTTCCTGCATCCCGCGGTGGTCCCGCTGGCCTTCCTGACCTTTTCCTTTGCCGACCAGGACTACCGCACCGGCCCCGATCTGGCGGCCTGGACCCTGCTGCCGGCGCTGCTCCTCATGGTGGCCAGCGGCCAGGCCGCCTGGCGCCTGCTGCTGGCCGCCGCCGGCACGCTGGTGCTGCTGGCGGCTCTGGCCGGCAATGGCGAGCCCTGGACGGCCCTGGCGCCGGGCGGCGTGCTGCTGGTGCTGCTCTACCTGGCGGCCGATCCGGTCGCCTCTGCATCGACCAATCCGGGCCGCTGGGCCTATGGCGCGCTGCTCGGCCTGTTGGCCAGCGTGTTCGGCCAGGTCGGGCCGGGCTTTGGCGCCATGGTCTTTGCCACCCTGCTCGGCGCCATCTTCGCCCCGCTGCTCGATCGCCTCGTCATCATCGCCCACCAGCTTATCGAGGAGCGGCGTCATGGCTGA
- the nqrC gene encoding NADH:ubiquinone reductase (Na(+)-transporting) subunit C translates to MADQAPRGPWQRFLARPNSDRTKTLGVAFLVALVCGLAVSAAAVSLRPLIAANVDDERQARMAAMLADLPGIGDILAEAGAGAVDLQLVDLASGTLVSDRDPASYDPLVAAADPAMSTELSRAEDFAGLGRRENIAPVYFVRRDGALALLVLPVRGTGYGGLIKAYLALEGDLNTVAALTVYEQAETPGLGGRITEHDWQAQWAGKQVAEDGAVVIEVVRGEATGPHEVAGISGASVTGYAVTDMIQFWLGPAGYGPFLERLRAGDTP, encoded by the coding sequence ATGGCTGATCAAGCGCCCCGCGGCCCTTGGCAACGCTTCCTCGCCCGTCCCAATAGTGATCGAACCAAGACGCTGGGCGTGGCCTTTCTCGTCGCCCTGGTCTGCGGCCTTGCCGTCTCGGCCGCCGCAGTGAGCCTGCGACCGCTGATCGCCGCCAATGTCGATGACGAGCGCCAGGCCCGCATGGCGGCCATGCTGGCCGACCTGCCCGGCATTGGCGACATCCTGGCCGAGGCCGGCGCCGGAGCGGTCGATCTGCAACTGGTCGACCTGGCCAGCGGCACCCTGGTCAGCGACCGCGATCCGGCCAGCTATGACCCGCTGGTCGCCGCCGCCGATCCCGCCATGAGCACGGAACTATCGCGGGCCGAGGACTTTGCCGGTCTCGGGCGGCGCGAAAACATTGCCCCGGTCTATTTCGTGCGCCGCGATGGCGCCCTGGCGCTGCTCGTCCTGCCGGTGCGCGGCACCGGCTATGGCGGCCTCATCAAGGCCTATCTGGCGCTGGAGGGCGATCTCAATACCGTGGCGGCGCTCACCGTCTATGAACAGGCCGAAACCCCCGGCCTGGGCGGCCGCATCACCGAGCACGACTGGCAGGCCCAATGGGCCGGCAAGCAGGTTGCCGAGGACGGTGCCGTGGTCATCGAAGTGGTGCGCGGCGAGGCCACCGGCCCCCATGAGGTTGCCGGCATTTCGGGCGCCTCGGTCACCGGCTATGCCGTCACCGACATGATCCAGTTCTGGCTCGGCCCGGCCGGCTATGGCCCCTTCCTCGAACGCCTGCGGGCAGGAGACACGCCATGA
- a CDS encoding NADH:ubiquinone reductase (Na(+)-transporting) subunit D, which produces MIKGLRTLTDPLVENNPVTVHILGICSALAVTTAMATALTMSIALTLVLVAAAGIISLIRAHIPGAIRLIVQITIIAALVIVADQLLRAFAYEMSQRLTVFVSLIATNCIVLGRTEAFALHNPPGPSMLDALGNGLGYSAVLLLVAFIRELFGSGSLFGISLLPLAADGGWYQPLRLMLLAPSAFIILGLLIWAIRSLRPHLAEPREFALRHAPRETRT; this is translated from the coding sequence ATGATCAAGGGGCTGCGCACGCTGACTGACCCGCTCGTCGAGAACAATCCGGTCACCGTCCATATTCTGGGCATCTGTTCGGCACTGGCCGTTACCACGGCCATGGCCACGGCCCTGACCATGTCGATCGCCCTCACCCTGGTACTGGTTGCCGCGGCCGGCATCATCAGCCTGATCCGCGCGCACATTCCCGGCGCCATCAGGCTGATCGTGCAGATCACCATCATCGCCGCCCTGGTCATTGTCGCCGACCAGCTGTTGCGCGCCTTTGCCTATGAGATGAGCCAGCGGCTGACGGTCTTCGTCTCGCTGATCGCCACCAATTGCATCGTGCTCGGCCGCACCGAGGCCTTTGCCCTACACAACCCGCCCGGTCCCAGCATGCTGGACGCCCTGGGTAATGGCCTGGGCTACAGCGCCGTGTTGCTGCTGGTCGCCTTTATCCGCGAACTATTTGGCTCGGGGAGCCTGTTCGGCATCAGCCTGCTGCCCCTGGCGGCCGATGGCGGCTGGTACCAGCCGCTACGTCTGATGCTGCTGGCGCCCAGCGCCTTCATCATCCTGGGCCTGCTGATCTGGGCCATTCGCAGCCTGCGGCCGCACCTAGCCGAACCGCGCGAATTCGCGCTGCGTCATGCGCCGCGGGAGACTCGCACATGA
- the nqrE gene encoding NADH:ubiquinone reductase (Na(+)-transporting) subunit E: MIELFQRSIFEENLALSFFLGMCTFLAVSRRIETAFGVGLALIVVQAISVPLNNLLYSHVLADGALAWLGLPDTDLGFMRLITFIAIVAALVQVLEMLLDRFVPGLHRALGIYLPLLTVNCAILGGSLFMVERQLDLPESVVFGLGTGIGWALAIVTLAAIRERLRYANVPRGLEGLGIAFIVTGLMSMGFSAFVGVRVL, translated from the coding sequence ATGATCGAGCTCTTCCAGCGGTCGATCTTCGAGGAAAACCTGGCGCTGTCCTTCTTCTTGGGCATGTGCACCTTTCTGGCGGTGTCGCGGCGCATCGAGACCGCCTTCGGCGTCGGCCTGGCGCTCATCGTCGTGCAGGCCATCAGCGTGCCGCTCAACAACCTGCTCTATAGCCATGTCCTGGCCGATGGCGCGCTGGCCTGGCTGGGCCTGCCCGATACCGATCTGGGCTTCATGCGCCTGATCACCTTCATCGCCATCGTTGCCGCCCTGGTGCAGGTGCTCGAAATGCTGCTCGACCGCTTCGTGCCGGGCCTGCATCGCGCGCTGGGCATTTACCTGCCGCTGCTGACGGTCAACTGCGCCATTCTGGGGGGGAGCCTCTTCATGGTCGAGCGCCAGCTCGACCTGCCCGAAAGCGTGGTCTTTGGCCTCGGCACCGGCATCGGCTGGGCCCTCGCCATCGTCACCCTGGCGGCTATCCGCGAGCGCCTGCGCTATGCCAATGTGCCCAGGGGGCTCGAAGGGCTGGGCATTGCCTTCATCGTCACCGGCCTCATGTCCATGGGCTTTTCCGCTTTTGTCGGCGTGCGGGTGCTGTGA
- the nqrF gene encoding NADH:ubiquinone reductase (Na(+)-transporting) subunit F: MEIPIAAGFTVLLIVVLAALLLLVRAVLLPSRPVTITLNGERAIETLTNMRLLEALNGNGIAVPSACAGAGSCGLCRVTVTGAEPALPTELALLSRQELRDNVRLACQVVVRGPLAVTVPDDILNVTRFDCTVVSSTSLTPLIKEIVLAPPADLDFALRPGGFVQVTAPPYRLDFADIAVAPAHAAHWERLGLRRLAVHSTEPVTRAYSVANRPQDSGRIVLNIRLAEPPPARPDVMPGIVSSYLFGLATGDSVAISGPYGHFGASDTNKEMIFIGGGVGMAPLRAIIHDQLEARASGRTISFWYGARSRSELYYADQFDDLARRHANFRFVPALSEPSPTDGWDGQVGFIHDVVLRAYLRDHPSPEDCEYYLCGPPLMIGAVFAMLDSCGVERTSIFNDDFGS, from the coding sequence ATGGAAATCCCCATTGCTGCCGGCTTCACCGTCCTGCTCATCGTCGTTCTGGCGGCGCTGCTGCTGCTGGTGCGCGCCGTGCTGCTGCCCTCCCGCCCGGTGACCATCACCCTCAATGGCGAACGGGCGATCGAGACGCTGACCAATATGCGCCTGCTTGAGGCGCTCAACGGCAACGGCATTGCCGTACCCTCCGCCTGCGCCGGCGCTGGCAGCTGCGGCCTGTGCCGGGTCACAGTGACGGGCGCCGAGCCGGCTCTGCCGACCGAACTGGCACTGCTGTCGCGCCAGGAGCTCCGGGACAATGTCCGGCTGGCCTGCCAGGTGGTGGTGCGCGGCCCGCTCGCCGTCACCGTGCCCGACGACATTCTCAATGTGACGCGCTTTGACTGCACGGTGGTCTCGAGCACCAGCCTCACGCCGCTGATCAAGGAAATCGTGCTGGCGCCCCCGGCGGATCTGGATTTTGCCCTGCGCCCGGGCGGCTTCGTGCAGGTGACCGCGCCGCCCTACCGGCTCGACTTTGCCGATATCGCCGTGGCGCCCGCGCATGCCGCCCATTGGGAGCGCCTGGGCCTGCGCCGGCTCGCCGTCCACAGCACCGAACCGGTGACCCGCGCCTATTCGGTGGCCAACCGACCGCAGGACAGCGGCAGGATCGTGCTCAATATCCGCCTCGCCGAGCCGCCCCCCGCCCGGCCCGACGTGATGCCCGGCATCGTCTCCTCCTACCTGTTCGGGCTGGCCACGGGCGACAGCGTCGCCATCTCCGGTCCCTATGGGCATTTCGGTGCCAGCGACACCAACAAGGAGATGATCTTCATCGGCGGCGGCGTCGGCATGGCGCCCTTACGGGCCATCATCCACGATCAGCTCGAAGCCCGCGCCTCCGGCCGCACCATCAGCTTCTGGTATGGCGCCCGCAGCCGTAGCGAGCTCTATTATGCCGACCAGTTCGACGATCTGGCCCGCCGCCACGCCAATTTCCGCTTTGTGCCGGCTCTGTCCGAGCCAAGCCCGACCGACGGCTGGGACGGGCAGGTCGGCTTCATCCACGATGTCGTGCTGCGCGCCTATCTCCGCGATCATCCTTCCCCCGAGGACTGCGAATATTACCTCTGCGGCCCGCCCCTGATGATCGGCGCCGTCTTTGCCATGCTCGATTCCTGCGGCGTCGAGCGCACATCCATCTTCAACGACGATTTCGGGAGCTAG
- a CDS encoding FAD:protein FMN transferase: MSLTRRRLLLGAAATLLFPALPGLADELRLSGRAYGTSWQVRLPRTGDVTALAHDLKTLLDRVDAAMSPFRPDSAISRFNRAPAGWHDVDPDLAHVTTEALRLAALTSGAFDPSVGPDVGRYGFGPITGTRTGSFADFAVTGTTIYKAKSDLTLDLCGIAKGYALDLMAATIAEAGYPAFVAELGGEVIARGADPTGAPWRIGISDPLGGPLRALVDTDGLALATSGDAINAYEVAGRRYSHIIDPLTDEPLRNAVASVSVFAPSAMTADALATALMVMGTDSGLRFADDHALAVLYFDRVPGGLRAAGSRAYAHHVSR, encoded by the coding sequence ATGTCCTTGACCCGCCGCCGCCTCCTGCTGGGCGCCGCCGCCACGCTGTTGTTCCCCGCTCTGCCCGGCCTGGCCGACGAGCTTCGCCTCTCCGGCCGCGCCTATGGCACGTCCTGGCAGGTCCGCCTGCCCCGGACCGGCGACGTCACGGCCCTGGCACACGATCTCAAGACCCTGCTCGACCGGGTCGACGCCGCCATGAGCCCCTTCCGCCCCGACAGCGCCATTTCCCGCTTCAACCGCGCCCCCGCCGGCTGGCATGACGTCGATCCCGATCTGGCTCATGTCACCACAGAGGCGCTGCGCCTTGCCGCGCTCACGTCGGGCGCCTTTGATCCCAGCGTCGGCCCCGATGTCGGCCGCTACGGCTTCGGGCCCATCACCGGCACCCGTACCGGCAGTTTTGCCGATTTCGCCGTGACGGGCACGACCATCTACAAGGCCAAAAGCGACCTGACGCTGGACCTCTGCGGCATTGCCAAGGGCTATGCGCTCGACCTGATGGCCGCTACCATCGCTGAAGCCGGCTATCCCGCCTTCGTCGCCGAACTGGGCGGCGAGGTCATCGCCCGCGGCGCCGACCCCACCGGCGCCCCCTGGCGCATCGGCATCAGCGATCCGCTGGGCGGGCCGCTACGCGCTTTGGTCGACACAGACGGCCTGGCGCTGGCCACCTCCGGCGACGCCATCAACGCCTATGAGGTGGCGGGCCGCCGCTATAGCCACATCATCGATCCGCTGACCGACGAACCCTTGCGCAACGCCGTCGCCTCGGTCTCGGTCTTTGCCCCCAGCGCCATGACCGCCGACGCCCTGGCCACCGCGCTCATGGTGATGGGCACCGACTCCGGCCTGCGCTTTGCCGATGACCACGCCCTGGCCGTCCTCTATTTCGACCGCGTGCCGGGCGGGCTGCGTGCAGCCGGCAGCCGTGCCTATGCCCATCACGTCAGCAGATGA
- a CDS encoding CBS domain-containing protein: MTDPMPTVGDVMKVDLVTLSPGTEIVRAVAILLDNRVSGACVLDEAGTLLGVLSKRDCLKAALNASYYKQWGGVVADYMSPDPTTLDAELDLVDAAEAMIASSFRRFPVLRDGRFVGQISRTDVLAALSAQWR; encoded by the coding sequence ATGACTGACCCCATGCCGACAGTGGGCGACGTCATGAAGGTGGATCTGGTGACGTTGTCGCCCGGCACCGAAATCGTGCGTGCCGTCGCCATTCTGCTCGACAACAGGGTATCGGGCGCCTGTGTGCTGGATGAGGCCGGCACGCTGCTGGGCGTGCTGTCCAAGCGCGATTGCCTCAAGGCCGCGCTCAATGCCTCCTATTACAAGCAATGGGGCGGCGTCGTCGCCGACTATATGTCGCCCGATCCGACAACGCTGGATGCCGAACTCGATCTGGTGGATGCCGCCGAGGCCATGATCGCCAGTTCGTTCCGCCGCTTCCCCGTGCTGCGCGACGGTCGCTTTGTCGGCCAGATCAGCCGGACCGATGTCCTGGCCGCCCTCAGCGCCCAGTGGCGCTAG
- a CDS encoding tyrosine-type recombinase/integrase, with amino-acid sequence MPHPLDFLARKPPYRPQLRFIISGYVQPEVHTEVHTMARALNKISDTFAKSALGPGRYSDGGGLYLNVKPGGAKSWIFMFARGGKRQAVGLGPYPAVRLASARIKALELRSAVAEGSDPKALRTPQRELNFSECADEFLSSMETQWRNAKHRAQWRMTLGDTYCAAISGKRVSHINTEDVLAVLNPIWMKKPETASRIRGRIERVLDYAKARGWRTGENPALWRGHLKSILPPRQKLSRGHHAAMDYKEVPALVKRLQRSDAMAARALEFLIYCAARSGEALGARWEEFDIEASIWKIPAERMKAGRPHRVPLSQQARDLIERLGTTRTSEFVFAGQKAGRPLSAMAMEMLLRRLRVTTVTVHGFRSSFRDWA; translated from the coding sequence ATGCCGCATCCGCTTGACTTTTTGGCACGTAAGCCGCCTTATCGTCCTCAGTTGCGCTTCATTATCTCTGGCTATGTCCAACCAGAAGTGCATACGGAAGTGCACACCATGGCAAGAGCGCTCAATAAAATCTCCGATACCTTTGCAAAGTCCGCGCTTGGACCAGGCCGCTATAGCGACGGCGGTGGGCTGTATCTCAACGTCAAGCCTGGCGGCGCAAAGAGCTGGATATTCATGTTCGCTAGAGGCGGAAAGAGGCAGGCAGTGGGGCTGGGCCCGTACCCGGCAGTTCGCCTGGCATCGGCGCGCATTAAGGCTTTAGAATTGCGCTCGGCTGTTGCTGAAGGCTCTGATCCAAAGGCATTGCGCACGCCGCAGAGGGAACTCAATTTCTCCGAATGTGCGGACGAGTTTCTGTCGTCCATGGAAACCCAGTGGCGCAATGCAAAGCATCGCGCGCAATGGCGAATGACGCTTGGCGATACCTACTGCGCGGCTATCTCGGGCAAGCGCGTTTCGCATATCAATACAGAGGACGTTCTCGCGGTTCTCAATCCCATATGGATGAAAAAGCCAGAGACGGCCTCGCGCATCAGAGGGCGCATCGAACGCGTGCTCGACTATGCCAAAGCGCGGGGCTGGCGAACTGGAGAGAACCCTGCACTCTGGCGCGGCCATCTGAAGAGCATTCTACCACCGCGACAAAAGCTTAGCAGAGGGCACCACGCGGCGATGGACTACAAGGAAGTTCCTGCGCTTGTAAAACGGCTGCAGCGTTCGGATGCGATGGCTGCAAGGGCACTGGAATTCTTGATCTACTGCGCTGCTCGATCAGGAGAGGCCCTTGGGGCGCGGTGGGAAGAGTTCGACATTGAAGCCAGCATCTGGAAGATCCCCGCCGAGCGGATGAAGGCTGGCCGGCCCCATCGAGTCCCGCTTTCACAGCAGGCGCGGGATCTCATTGAGAGACTTGGCACTACGAGAACATCAGAGTTCGTGTTCGCCGGTCAAAAAGCCGGCCGCCCCTTGTCGGCTATGGCGATGGAGATGTTGCTGCGGCGGCTTCGGGTGACCACCGTCACTGTGCACGGGTTCCGGTCCTCATTCCGCGATTGGGCCTGA
- a CDS encoding IS3 family transposase (programmed frameshift) has translation MKRTRFTEEQIIAILKEQEAGVPVADLCRKHGVSNASIYKWKAKYGGMDVSEARRLKALEDENARLKKLLADSMLDNAALKDLLGKKMVAPAAERDAVAHLQTAYGMSERRACRVLGCCRMTMRYQALRTDDIVLRDRMKAIAHERRRFGYRRLHVLLRREGYQVNHKRLFRIYREEKLMVRRRGGRKRAMGTRAPMLIPMAPNERWSLDFVSDQMTDGRRFRVLTVVDDCTRECLTLVADTSLSGLRVARELETLMATRGRPKMIVSDNGTEFTSNAILGFADRMGIDWHYIAPGKPIQNAFIESFNGRLRDELLNETLFPSLAHVRATVASWRADYNLHRPHSRLGWMTPAEYADTFNPRRDLPLRSMTSSAPAPVAHPGQIDQTNRPSLLHAG, from the exons ATGAAGCGAACCAGGTTCACCGAAGAGCAGATCATTGCGATCTTGAAGGAGCAGGAGGCCGGCGTTCCAGTTGCCGACCTGTGCCGCAAGCATGGCGTCAGCAATGCCAGCATCTACAAATGGAAGGCCAAGTATGGCGGCATGGACGTCAGCGAGGCCCGACGACTGAAGGCGCTTGAGGACGAGAACGCCCGGCTCAAGAAGCTGCTGGCCGACAGCATGCTCGATAATGCCGCGCTGAAAGATCTTCTTGGAAAAA AAATGGTAGCGCCCGCCGCCGAGCGGGATGCTGTCGCCCATCTCCAGACTGCCTATGGGATGAGCGAGCGGCGGGCGTGCCGAGTATTGGGATGTTGCCGGATGACGATGCGCTACCAGGCGCTGCGAACCGATGACATCGTGCTGCGCGACCGGATGAAGGCCATTGCCCATGAGCGGCGACGGTTTGGCTATCGGCGGCTGCACGTCCTGCTGCGGCGGGAAGGGTATCAGGTCAATCACAAGCGCCTGTTCCGGATCTATCGCGAGGAGAAGCTGATGGTGCGCCGTCGAGGCGGCCGCAAGCGTGCCATGGGCACCAGGGCGCCGATGCTGATCCCAATGGCGCCCAACGAACGCTGGTCCCTGGACTTCGTCTCCGACCAGATGACCGACGGTCGGCGCTTCCGGGTGCTGACAGTGGTCGATGACTGCACACGCGAATGCCTGACCTTGGTTGCCGACACCTCGCTGTCTGGTCTGCGCGTTGCCAGAGAGCTGGAGACGCTGATGGCTACTCGAGGACGCCCCAAGATGATCGTCAGCGACAATGGGACTGAGTTCACGTCCAATGCCATCCTGGGCTTCGCTGACCGGATGGGGATCGACTGGCACTACATTGCCCCTGGCAAGCCGATCCAGAATGCCTTCATCGAGAGCTTTAACGGCCGGCTGCGGGACGAACTGCTCAACGAGACCCTGTTCCCATCGCTTGCTCACGTCCGGGCCACCGTGGCGTCTTGGCGCGCCGATTACAATCTGCACCGGCCGCACTCGCGGCTGGGTTGGATGACGCCTGCCGAATACGCCGACACCTTCAACCCGCGACGGGATCTGCCGCTCCGCTCAATGACCAGCTCCGCGCCAGCCCCCGTCGCTCACCCCGGCCAGATCGACCAAACTAACCGCCCGAGTCTACTTCACGCTGGATAG
- a CDS encoding ABC transporter permease, producing MSDVSAPLATARGGSRKSVLVRALSHPSTIIGGTIVIFFALVATFAPLLAPFDPNVSDWLAVRQAPSALHWFGTDDLGRDILSRVIFGARASLAAGIIAVSIAIALGVPLGLLAGYFGGWLDMVISRFTDALLAVPFLILAIALAAFLGSSLENAMIAIGVSAMPIFIRLTRGQVLTIKDEDYVTAVRAQGVRDVNIILSHILPNVLAPIVVQATITMAVAVLAEASLAFLGLGQRPPAPSWGSMLDVARQFLIEAPWMAVWPGLAIIIIVLGFNLLGDGLNDTLNPQQDDT from the coding sequence ATGAGCGACGTTTCCGCACCGCTCGCCACCGCCCGCGGCGGCAGCCGCAAATCGGTATTGGTCCGCGCACTAAGCCATCCGAGCACTATTATCGGCGGTACCATCGTCATTTTCTTTGCCCTGGTGGCGACGTTTGCGCCGCTTCTTGCGCCCTTCGATCCCAACGTGTCCGACTGGCTGGCGGTGCGGCAGGCACCATCTGCATTGCACTGGTTCGGCACCGATGATTTGGGGCGCGATATTCTCTCCCGCGTGATCTTTGGAGCGCGCGCCTCACTGGCCGCCGGCATCATTGCCGTGAGCATCGCGATCGCGCTGGGCGTCCCGCTGGGGCTGCTGGCAGGCTATTTCGGCGGATGGCTCGACATGGTGATTTCCCGGTTCACGGATGCGCTTCTTGCTGTTCCCTTTCTCATCCTGGCCATAGCCTTGGCGGCGTTCCTGGGGTCCAGCCTGGAAAATGCGATGATCGCGATTGGCGTTTCGGCGATGCCGATCTTCATCCGGTTGACCCGCGGGCAGGTATTGACCATCAAGGATGAGGACTATGTCACCGCCGTCCGTGCGCAGGGCGTGCGCGATGTCAACATTATCCTGTCCCACATTCTGCCCAACGTCTTGGCCCCCATCGTCGTGCAGGCCACAATAACCATGGCTGTTGCCGTTCTGGCTGAAGCCAGCCTTGCCTTTCTAGGCCTTGGACAGCGCCCGCCCGCCCCATCATGGGGCAGCATGCTCGACGTGGCCCGCCAGTTCCTGATCGAGGCTCCTTGGATGGCAGTTTGGCCCGGCCTGGCCATAATCATAATCGTGCTCGGTTTCAACCTGCTCGGCGATGGACTAAACGATACGCTCAATCCCCAGCAGGACGACACCTGA